From the Gordonia bronchialis DSM 43247 genome, one window contains:
- a CDS encoding ABC1 kinase family protein: MTMHSSVDDGRRTRLRPVTPIAELTRFGATSAHAAAGVGRFVVNSVGDLIRGRGVSAARAAHEVRTTFEHLGPTYVKLGQLIASSPGVFTETLSTEFESLLDRVPPADPAVVRELFIQELGDPPEKVFATFDPEPIASASIAQVHTATLHSGEDVVVKIQRPGISERLAPDVAILERVAGLAEISEYGRMLSARHVVEDFATGLDAELDFRNEAATMREWYDCLRDGPFGNRVRVPEVYDDLTTTRVLTMERIYAVRIDDAAAVRAAGHDGVALCRNLLLSLLESAFHGGLFHGDLHAGNVLVDADGVLVLLDFGIVGRFTPRTRRILRQLVVDLIVRGDYESAGRAIFLLGAVHKPGSTARGAEDIKKVTTPLSTTDLGSMSYTDLGRQLAAVAKAHDARLPRELVLVGKQLLYVEKYMKLLAPRWKAMSDKEIYGYMAGILKEAERDRRDDRARQR; this comes from the coding sequence GTGACAATGCACAGTTCTGTCGACGACGGTCGGCGTACACGGTTACGACCCGTGACGCCGATCGCTGAACTCACCCGATTCGGCGCCACCAGCGCGCACGCCGCGGCCGGTGTCGGACGATTCGTCGTCAACTCCGTCGGCGACCTCATCCGTGGCCGCGGAGTAAGCGCGGCGCGGGCGGCCCACGAGGTGCGGACCACCTTCGAGCACCTCGGTCCGACCTACGTGAAGCTCGGTCAGCTCATCGCGTCGAGTCCCGGGGTGTTCACCGAGACCCTGTCCACCGAGTTCGAGTCCCTGCTCGACCGTGTGCCCCCCGCCGATCCGGCCGTCGTGCGTGAACTGTTCATCCAAGAACTCGGCGACCCCCCGGAGAAGGTGTTCGCCACCTTCGATCCCGAACCCATCGCATCGGCCTCGATCGCCCAGGTACACACCGCGACCCTGCACAGCGGCGAGGATGTGGTGGTCAAGATCCAACGGCCCGGCATCTCCGAGCGACTCGCGCCCGACGTGGCGATCCTCGAACGCGTCGCCGGCCTCGCCGAGATCTCCGAGTACGGCCGGATGCTCAGCGCCCGGCATGTGGTGGAGGACTTCGCCACCGGCCTCGACGCCGAACTCGACTTCCGCAACGAGGCCGCCACCATGCGCGAGTGGTACGACTGCCTGCGCGACGGCCCCTTCGGGAACAGGGTGCGCGTCCCCGAGGTCTACGACGACCTCACGACCACCCGCGTACTCACGATGGAACGCATCTACGCCGTGCGCATCGACGACGCGGCCGCGGTGCGCGCCGCCGGCCACGACGGGGTGGCCCTGTGCCGCAATCTGCTTCTGTCCCTTCTCGAATCGGCTTTCCACGGCGGTCTGTTCCACGGTGATCTACACGCCGGCAACGTCCTCGTCGACGCCGACGGCGTCCTGGTGCTGCTCGACTTCGGCATCGTGGGCCGCTTCACCCCGCGAACCCGTCGCATCCTGCGGCAACTCGTCGTCGACCTGATCGTCCGCGGCGACTACGAATCGGCCGGACGTGCCATCTTCCTCCTCGGCGCGGTCCACAAGCCGGGGTCGACCGCGCGCGGTGCCGAGGACATCAAGAAGGTCACCACGCCGTTGTCGACCACCGATCTCGGTTCGATGTCCTACACCGACCTCGGTCGGCAACTCGCCGCCGTCGCCAAAGCGCACGACGCCCGCCTCCCCCGCGAGCTCGTCCTGGTGGGAAAGCAGTTGCTGTACGTCGAGAAGTACATGAAGCTGCTCGCACCGCGATGGAAAGCGATGTCGGACAAGGAGATCTACGGCTACATGGCCGGCATCCTCAAAGAGGCCGAACGCGATCGTCGCGACGACCGGGCCCGGCAGCGGTGA